The proteins below are encoded in one region of Salmo salar chromosome ssa02, Ssal_v3.1, whole genome shotgun sequence:
- the LOC106595882 gene encoding uncharacterized protein isoform X3, with protein MSSQNYSPPVKEEEVCWTEKEALVKEEEEEKDVTIQKQVEGEAVTVKEEEEKDVSVKEEEEEDVTVKEEEMEVTVTEEEDAFRVTEDEENVDAPSRASCRAVSPPGTATAPPATARLSRGWCDLLNVSPGENYLPSRTPTPPNATGRTKISPRTTATRDAACSARYHPEGEDAVFGLKEEGEITDTLVEEEEEEEETGDLINTKKFPVRSAVRSCPLCPKVVVGFSQHLRNTHNVRNTEERILLCNWQSGRVNIRKETCPVTGCSTRVSRLDRHMESHTELNRSQRRRALEELRRRLTMERLATLRASNPVVPLTTRLDIADGVAKQEEEDDSLDSLLTPLEGEEEEEEEDVSCEAYSCHCQAPILRLRKALQERDEALTKISETIRSVREDNLKLISELNRARKRYQLLKRQKTSVGARTANARSRFQTEPSPLASDTEQEELQEDKDVGSGAQTEEDTAPGSSSQIPFSGSALSVFMEGFRKTCEGPNPNNKLKQDCAAKLKMVQQFLTYMAKDEFYPSALTFLTNHDNMRRNLGRNEDTEEPEPVLRIPVCLFYLHVRPQPGPV; from the exons atgagttcacaaaactactctcctcctgttaaagaagaagaggtctgctggacggagaaagaagctctagtgaaagaggaggaggaagagaaagatgttacaatacaaaaacaagtagagggtgaagctgttaccgtgaaagaagaagaagagaaagacgtttcagtgaaagaagaggaagaggaggatgttacagtaaaagaagaggagatgGAAGTGACAGTgacagaagaggaagacgcgttcagagtgactGAGGACGAAGAGAATGtggatgcaccatcgagagcatcctgtcgggctgtgtcaccgcctggtacggcaactgcaccgcccgcaaccgcaaggctctccagagggtggtgcgatctGCTCAACgtatcaccgggggaaaactacctgccctccaggacacctacaccacccaatgcaACAGGAAGGACCAAAATATCACCAAGGACAACAGCCACCCGAGACGCTGCCTGTTCagcccgctaccatccagaaggcgag gatgcagtttttggactgaaggaggaaggagagataactGACACAttggtggaggaagaagaggaagaggaggagacaggagatctgattaacacca AGAAGTTTCCGGTGCGTTCTGCAGTACGTTCCTGTCCGCTTTGCCCCAAGGTGGTGGTCGGCTTCAGTCAGCACCTGAGGAACACGCACAACGTAAGGAACACGGAGGAGAGGATCCTCCTTTGTAATTGGCAGTCTGGCCGCGTCAATATCAGAAAGGAAACTTGTCCAGTGACGGGATGTTCCACACGCGTCAGTAGACTGGATCGACACATGGAGTCCCACACGGAGCTCAACAGATCGCAGAGGAGACGAGCTTTAGAGGAACTTAGGAGACGGCTGACCATGGAGCGGCTGGCCACGTTGAGGGCGTCCAACCCTGTCGTACCGCTGACCACCCGTTTGGATATCGCGGACGGTGTTGCGAAACAAGAAGAGGAGGACGACTCTTTAGATTCGCTGCTGACTCCtttggaaggggaggaggaggaggaggaggaggacgtgaGCTGCGAAGCTTATTCCTGCCACTGCCAAGCGCCGATCCTGAGGCTGCGGAAAGCTTTGCAAGAGCGGGATGAAGCCCTGACCAAGATAAGTGAGACCATCCGATCCGTTAGAGAGGACAACCTAAAGCTGATCTCTGAACTGAATAGAGCGAGGAAGAGGTACCAGCTACTGAAAAGGCAGAAGACGAGTGTCGGGGCAAGGACGGCAAATGCGAGGTCCAGGTTTCAGACCGAGCCGTCTCCTCTTGCGTCAGACACAGAACAAGAGGAGCTGCAGGAGGACAAAGACGTGGGTTCAGGGGCTCAGACAGAGGAGGACACGGCGCCTGGATCGAGCAGCCAAATTCCCTTCTCAGGCTCTGCTCTGA GTGTGTTTATGGAGGGGTTCAGGAAGACCTGTGAAGGCCCCAATCCAAACAATAAACTGAAGCAAGATTGTGCCGCAAAGCTCAAGATGGTGCAGCAATTTTTGACGTACATGGCGAAGGATGAGTTTTATCCATCCGCTCTCACTTTCCTGACGAACCACGACAACATGAGGAG AAATCTCGGAAGAAACGAGGACACAGAGGAACCAGAACCGGTTTTACGGATTCCTGTGTGCCTATTTTACCTCCATGTACGGCCACAGCCCGGGCCTGTATAG
- the LOC106595882 gene encoding uncharacterized protein isoform X1 — MSSQNYSPPVKEEEVCWTEKEALVKEEEEEKDVTIQKQVEGEAVTVKEEEEKDVSVKEEEEEDVTVKEEEMEVTVTEEEDAFRVTEDEENVDAPSRASCRAVSPPGTATAPPATARLSRGWCDLLNVSPGENYLPSRTPTPPNATGRTKISPRTTATRDAACSARYHPEGEDAVFGLKEEGEITDTLVEEEEEEEETGDLINTKKFPVRSAVRSCPLCPKVVVGFSQHLRNTHNVRNTEERILLCNWQSGRVNIRKETCPVTGCSTRVSRLDRHMESHTELNRSQRRRALEELRRRLTMERLATLRASNPVVPLTTRLDIADGVAKQEEEDDSLDSLLTPLEGEEEEEEEDVSCEAYSCHCQAPILRLRKALQERDEALTKISETIRSVREDNLKLISELNRARKRYQLLKRQKTSVGARTANARSRFQTEPSPLASDTEQEELQEDKDVGSGAQTEEDTAPGSSSQIPFSGSALSVFMEGFRKTCEGPNPNNKLKQDCAAKLKMVQQFLTYMAKDEFYPSALTFLTNHDNMRRWFQTLQKNKAVATVNHYASTIGAFLQYSEETPPPGCRLTKNHWKEINRAMREINESVKRPVSRKEGKKSRKKRGHRGTRTGFTDSCVPILPPCTATARACIET; from the exons atgagttcacaaaactactctcctcctgttaaagaagaagaggtctgctggacggagaaagaagctctagtgaaagaggaggaggaagagaaagatgttacaatacaaaaacaagtagagggtgaagctgttaccgtgaaagaagaagaagagaaagacgtttcagtgaaagaagaggaagaggaggatgttacagtaaaagaagaggagatgGAAGTGACAGTgacagaagaggaagacgcgttcagagtgactGAGGACGAAGAGAATGtggatgcaccatcgagagcatcctgtcgggctgtgtcaccgcctggtacggcaactgcaccgcccgcaaccgcaaggctctccagagggtggtgcgatctGCTCAACgtatcaccgggggaaaactacctgccctccaggacacctacaccacccaatgcaACAGGAAGGACCAAAATATCACCAAGGACAACAGCCACCCGAGACGCTGCCTGTTCagcccgctaccatccagaaggcgag gatgcagtttttggactgaaggaggaaggagagataactGACACAttggtggaggaagaagaggaagaggaggagacaggagatctgattaacacca AGAAGTTTCCGGTGCGTTCTGCAGTACGTTCCTGTCCGCTTTGCCCCAAGGTGGTGGTCGGCTTCAGTCAGCACCTGAGGAACACGCACAACGTAAGGAACACGGAGGAGAGGATCCTCCTTTGTAATTGGCAGTCTGGCCGCGTCAATATCAGAAAGGAAACTTGTCCAGTGACGGGATGTTCCACACGCGTCAGTAGACTGGATCGACACATGGAGTCCCACACGGAGCTCAACAGATCGCAGAGGAGACGAGCTTTAGAGGAACTTAGGAGACGGCTGACCATGGAGCGGCTGGCCACGTTGAGGGCGTCCAACCCTGTCGTACCGCTGACCACCCGTTTGGATATCGCGGACGGTGTTGCGAAACAAGAAGAGGAGGACGACTCTTTAGATTCGCTGCTGACTCCtttggaaggggaggaggaggaggaggaggaggacgtgaGCTGCGAAGCTTATTCCTGCCACTGCCAAGCGCCGATCCTGAGGCTGCGGAAAGCTTTGCAAGAGCGGGATGAAGCCCTGACCAAGATAAGTGAGACCATCCGATCCGTTAGAGAGGACAACCTAAAGCTGATCTCTGAACTGAATAGAGCGAGGAAGAGGTACCAGCTACTGAAAAGGCAGAAGACGAGTGTCGGGGCAAGGACGGCAAATGCGAGGTCCAGGTTTCAGACCGAGCCGTCTCCTCTTGCGTCAGACACAGAACAAGAGGAGCTGCAGGAGGACAAAGACGTGGGTTCAGGGGCTCAGACAGAGGAGGACACGGCGCCTGGATCGAGCAGCCAAATTCCCTTCTCAGGCTCTGCTCTGA GTGTGTTTATGGAGGGGTTCAGGAAGACCTGTGAAGGCCCCAATCCAAACAATAAACTGAAGCAAGATTGTGCCGCAAAGCTCAAGATGGTGCAGCAATTTTTGACGTACATGGCGAAGGATGAGTTTTATCCATCCGCTCTCACTTTCCTGACGAACCACGACAACATGAGGAG atgGTTTCAGACTCTACAGAAGAACAAGGCCGTCGCCACGGTCAACCACTACGCCTCGACGATCGGTGCGTTTCTCCAATACTCCGAGGAGACGCCTCCGCCTGGTTGCCGGCTGACCAAAAACCATTGGAAGGAGATCAACCGGGCAATGAGGGAGATTAACGAGTCCGTGAAACGACCCGTTtccaggaaggaaggaaag AAATCTCGGAAGAAACGAGGACACAGAGGAACCAGAACCGGTTTTACGGATTCCTGTGTGCCTATTTTACCTCCATGTACGGCCACAGCCCGGGCCTGTATAGAAACATGA
- the LOC106595882 gene encoding uncharacterized protein isoform X2, translated as MSSQNYSPPVKEEEVCWTEKEALVKEEEEEKDVTIQKQVEGEAVTVKEEEEKDVSVKEEEEEDVTVKEEEMEVTVTEEEDAFRVTEDEENVDAPSRASCRAVSPPGTATAPPATARLSRGWCDLLNVSPGENYLPSRTPTPPNATGRTKISPRTTATRDAACSARYHPEGEDAVFGLKEEGEITDTLVEEEEEEEETGDLINTKKFPVRSAVRSCPLCPKVVVGFSQHLRNTHNVRNTEERILLCNWQSGRVNIRKETCPVTGCSTRVSRLDRHMESHTELNRSQRRRALEELRRRLTMERLATLRASNPVVPLTTRLDIADGVAKQEEEDDSLDSLLTPLEGEEEEEEEDVSCEAYSCHCQAPILRLRKALQERDEALTKISETIRSVREDNLKLISELNRARKRYQLLKRQKTSVGARTANARSRFQTEPSPLASDTEQEELQEDKDVGSGAQTEEDTAPGSSSQIPFSGSALSVFMEGFRKTCEGPNPNNKLKQDCAAKLKMVQQFLTYMAKDEFYPSALTFLTNHDNMRSVCVFLDGFRLYRRTRPSPRSTTTPRRSVRFSNTPRRRLRLVAG; from the exons atgagttcacaaaactactctcctcctgttaaagaagaagaggtctgctggacggagaaagaagctctagtgaaagaggaggaggaagagaaagatgttacaatacaaaaacaagtagagggtgaagctgttaccgtgaaagaagaagaagagaaagacgtttcagtgaaagaagaggaagaggaggatgttacagtaaaagaagaggagatgGAAGTGACAGTgacagaagaggaagacgcgttcagagtgactGAGGACGAAGAGAATGtggatgcaccatcgagagcatcctgtcgggctgtgtcaccgcctggtacggcaactgcaccgcccgcaaccgcaaggctctccagagggtggtgcgatctGCTCAACgtatcaccgggggaaaactacctgccctccaggacacctacaccacccaatgcaACAGGAAGGACCAAAATATCACCAAGGACAACAGCCACCCGAGACGCTGCCTGTTCagcccgctaccatccagaaggcgag gatgcagtttttggactgaaggaggaaggagagataactGACACAttggtggaggaagaagaggaagaggaggagacaggagatctgattaacacca AGAAGTTTCCGGTGCGTTCTGCAGTACGTTCCTGTCCGCTTTGCCCCAAGGTGGTGGTCGGCTTCAGTCAGCACCTGAGGAACACGCACAACGTAAGGAACACGGAGGAGAGGATCCTCCTTTGTAATTGGCAGTCTGGCCGCGTCAATATCAGAAAGGAAACTTGTCCAGTGACGGGATGTTCCACACGCGTCAGTAGACTGGATCGACACATGGAGTCCCACACGGAGCTCAACAGATCGCAGAGGAGACGAGCTTTAGAGGAACTTAGGAGACGGCTGACCATGGAGCGGCTGGCCACGTTGAGGGCGTCCAACCCTGTCGTACCGCTGACCACCCGTTTGGATATCGCGGACGGTGTTGCGAAACAAGAAGAGGAGGACGACTCTTTAGATTCGCTGCTGACTCCtttggaaggggaggaggaggaggaggaggaggacgtgaGCTGCGAAGCTTATTCCTGCCACTGCCAAGCGCCGATCCTGAGGCTGCGGAAAGCTTTGCAAGAGCGGGATGAAGCCCTGACCAAGATAAGTGAGACCATCCGATCCGTTAGAGAGGACAACCTAAAGCTGATCTCTGAACTGAATAGAGCGAGGAAGAGGTACCAGCTACTGAAAAGGCAGAAGACGAGTGTCGGGGCAAGGACGGCAAATGCGAGGTCCAGGTTTCAGACCGAGCCGTCTCCTCTTGCGTCAGACACAGAACAAGAGGAGCTGCAGGAGGACAAAGACGTGGGTTCAGGGGCTCAGACAGAGGAGGACACGGCGCCTGGATCGAGCAGCCAAATTCCCTTCTCAGGCTCTGCTCTGA GTGTGTTTATGGAGGGGTTCAGGAAGACCTGTGAAGGCCCCAATCCAAACAATAAACTGAAGCAAGATTGTGCCGCAAAGCTCAAGATGGTGCAGCAATTTTTGACGTACATGGCGAAGGATGAGTTTTATCCATCCGCTCTCACTTTCCTGACGAACCACGACAACATGAGGAG tgtgtgtgtgtttttagatgGTTTCAGACTCTACAGAAGAACAAGGCCGTCGCCACGGTCAACCACTACGCCTCGACGATCGGTGCGTTTCTCCAATACTCCGAGGAGACGCCTCCGCCTGGTTGCCGGCTGA